The following are encoded together in the Robertmurraya sp. FSL R5-0851 genome:
- a CDS encoding acyl-CoA thioesterase produces MKKVSYIHDFETWEQGFTYSNKIKVRFSETDMFGHMNNTVPFAYFEESRIGFFKHIGLMQDWVQKESTTIPIVADLQCDFLNQVFFDDILVIFVKIESVGNTSIDLHYLGKKQNGDVCFVGRGTMVQMCKRTGKGVPWTEVTRDRFKQSNKILS; encoded by the coding sequence ATGAAAAAGGTAAGCTATATCCACGATTTTGAAACTTGGGAACAAGGTTTCACCTATTCTAATAAAATAAAAGTTCGATTTTCAGAGACTGATATGTTTGGACATATGAACAATACGGTTCCATTTGCATATTTTGAAGAATCACGCATTGGGTTTTTTAAACATATTGGTCTTATGCAGGATTGGGTGCAAAAAGAAAGTACGACGATCCCAATTGTTGCTGACCTACAGTGTGATTTTCTTAATCAGGTTTTTTTTGACGATATTCTTGTTATTTTTGTGAAAATCGAATCGGTTGGGAACACATCTATTGACCTTCATTACTTGGGAAAGAAGCAAAACGGAGATGTATGTTTTGTAGGAAGAGGAACGATGGTGCAAATGTGTAAACGCACTGGAAAGGGAGTTCCTTGGACTGAAGTAACGAGGGATCGTTTTAAACAATCAAACAAAATTCTATCATAG
- the sdhB gene encoding succinate dehydrogenase iron-sulfur subunit: MSEKRTVVFKITRQDSPDTAPYEEEFELDYRPNMNVISALMEIRRNPVNKQGKQTTPITWDMNCLEEVCGACSMVINGKPRQSCTALIDQLEQPIRLEPMRTFPVVRDLQVDRSRMFDSLKKVKAWIPIDGTYDLGPGPRMPERKRQWAYELSKCMTCGVCLEACPNVNSKSNFIGPAPLSQVRLFNAHPTGEMNRAERLDAIMGDGGLANCGNSQNCVQSCPKGIPLTTSIAALNRDTTFQAFKNFFGSDQV, encoded by the coding sequence ATGTCTGAAAAAAGAACAGTCGTTTTTAAGATTACAAGACAGGATAGTCCTGACACAGCCCCTTATGAAGAAGAATTCGAGTTAGACTATCGTCCAAATATGAATGTTATTTCTGCTTTAATGGAAATTCGTAGAAACCCAGTAAATAAGCAAGGGAAGCAGACCACTCCAATCACTTGGGATATGAACTGTTTAGAGGAAGTTTGTGGTGCTTGTTCCATGGTGATTAATGGAAAGCCAAGGCAATCATGTACTGCTCTAATTGATCAGTTAGAACAACCGATTCGTTTAGAGCCAATGAGAACTTTCCCTGTTGTTCGTGATTTACAAGTTGACCGCAGTCGTATGTTTGATTCTTTAAAGAAAGTGAAAGCTTGGATTCCGATCGATGGCACATATGATCTGGGACCTGGACCGCGTATGCCAGAAAGAAAACGACAATGGGCGTACGAGCTATCCAAATGTATGACCTGTGGTGTTTGTTTGGAGGCATGTCCGAACGTAAACAGCAAATCAAATTTCATCGGTCCTGCTCCTCTATCCCAAGTTCGATTATTTAATGCTCATCCTACGGGTGAGATGAATCGAGCAGAGCGTCTGGATGCAATCATGGGTGATGGTGGGCTCGCGAATTGTGGAAACTCACAGAACTGTGTTCAGTCCTGTCCAAAGGGTATTCCTTTAACAACATCTATTGCTGCTTTAAATAGAGATACTACGTTCCAAGCTTTTAAAAACTTCTTTGGAAGCGATCAAGTTTAA
- the sdhA gene encoding succinate dehydrogenase flavoprotein subunit codes for MGKGKVIVVGGGLAGLMATIKVAEAGSPVELFSLVPVKRSHSVCAQGGINGAVNTKGEGDSPWEHFDDTVYGGDFLANQPPVKAMTEAAPGIIHLLDRMGVMFNRTPEGLLDFRRFGGTQHHRTAFAGATTGQQLLYALDEQVRRHEVAGLVTKYEGWEFLGSVIDDEGVCRGIVAQNLTSMEIKSFAADAVILATGGPGIIFGKSTNSVINTGSAASIAYQQGVYYANGEFIQIHPTAIPGDDKLRLMSESARGEGGRVWTYKDGKPWYFLEEKYPAYGNLVPRDIATREIFHVCVDLKLGINGENMVYLDLSHKDPKELDIKLGGIIEIYEKFMGDDPRKVPMKIFPAVHYSMGGLWVDYDQMTNIPGLFAAGECDYSQHGANRLGANSLLSAIYGGMVAGPKALDYISGLNKTVDSISSSVFDRFVKDEEQKWNKIMTLDGNENAYVLHKELGEWMTDNVTVVRHNDKLLKTDEKIVELLERYEKININDTAKWSNQGAIFTRQLQNMLQLARVITIGAYNRNESRGAHYKPEFPERNDEEFLKTTMAKFVDAKSAPQFHYEEVDTGLIAPRKRDYSKKKGDN; via the coding sequence ATGGGTAAAGGAAAGGTGATCGTAGTCGGCGGCGGTCTAGCTGGCTTAATGGCAACAATTAAAGTTGCAGAAGCAGGGAGTCCGGTCGAATTATTTTCATTAGTTCCAGTAAAACGTTCGCACTCTGTTTGTGCCCAAGGTGGTATTAACGGAGCTGTAAATACAAAAGGTGAAGGTGACTCTCCATGGGAGCACTTTGATGATACAGTATATGGCGGTGACTTCTTAGCGAATCAACCACCAGTTAAAGCGATGACAGAAGCAGCACCAGGAATTATCCATTTGCTTGATCGTATGGGTGTTATGTTCAACCGTACACCAGAAGGGCTTTTAGACTTCCGTCGTTTTGGTGGAACACAGCATCACCGTACCGCTTTTGCTGGTGCAACAACAGGACAACAGCTTTTATATGCATTAGATGAGCAAGTACGTCGCCACGAAGTAGCTGGTTTAGTTACAAAATATGAAGGCTGGGAATTTCTTGGGTCAGTAATTGATGATGAAGGGGTTTGCCGTGGGATCGTTGCTCAGAACCTCACATCAATGGAAATTAAGTCATTTGCAGCAGATGCTGTTATTTTAGCTACTGGTGGGCCTGGGATTATCTTTGGTAAGTCAACAAACTCAGTGATAAATACAGGCTCTGCAGCGTCTATTGCATACCAACAAGGTGTGTACTATGCAAATGGAGAATTCATTCAAATTCATCCAACAGCGATTCCTGGGGATGATAAATTGAGACTTATGAGTGAGTCTGCTCGTGGGGAAGGTGGACGAGTATGGACGTACAAGGATGGAAAGCCTTGGTATTTCTTAGAAGAAAAGTATCCAGCATACGGAAATCTTGTACCGCGTGATATTGCTACTCGCGAAATCTTTCACGTCTGTGTTGACTTGAAGCTTGGTATTAATGGGGAAAACATGGTTTATCTGGATCTTTCTCACAAAGATCCAAAAGAACTGGACATTAAGCTCGGTGGTATTATCGAAATCTATGAAAAGTTTATGGGTGACGACCCACGAAAAGTTCCTATGAAGATCTTCCCTGCGGTTCACTATTCCATGGGCGGTCTTTGGGTAGATTATGATCAAATGACAAATATTCCTGGGTTATTTGCTGCTGGAGAGTGTGATTATTCTCAGCATGGAGCGAATCGCCTTGGGGCGAACTCCTTATTATCAGCTATTTATGGAGGAATGGTAGCCGGTCCGAAGGCGCTCGATTATATTAGTGGTTTAAATAAAACGGTTGATTCAATTTCTTCCTCCGTCTTTGATCGTTTTGTAAAAGACGAAGAACAAAAGTGGAATAAGATCATGACTTTAGATGGTAATGAAAATGCTTATGTTCTTCATAAAGAGCTTGGTGAGTGGATGACAGACAATGTAACCGTTGTTCGCCACAACGATAAACTATTAAAAACAGACGAAAAAATTGTAGAACTACTAGAGCGCTATGAAAAAATTAATATTAACGATACAGCTAAGTGGAGCAACCAAGGAGCTATTTTTACACGTCAGCTTCAAAATATGCTTCAGCTAGCAAGAGTAATTACGATCGGTGCATACAACCGTAACGAAAGTCGTGGTGCCCACTATAAACCGGAATTCCCAGAGCGTAACGATGAGGAATTCTTAAAGACAACCATGGCTAAATTTGTGGACGCGAAATCAGCACCACAATTCCATTATGAAGAGGTTGACACTGGATTAATTGCTCCACGAAAGAGAGACTACTCTAAGAAGAAAGGGGATAACTAA
- a CDS encoding succinate dehydrogenase cytochrome b558 subunit has protein sequence MAGNREFFYRRLHSLLGVIPVGLFLVQHLVVNHFATGGEESFNKASHFMEGLPFRYVLETFVIFLPLLFHAIYGLYIAFTAKNNTSNYGFFRNWMFMLQRISGVVTLVFVTWHVWETRIAAAFGAEVNFDMMESILSNPFMLWFYIIGVISTTFHFANGLWSFFVSWGITVTPRSQLISTYVTLGVFIALSIVGVRAIIAFI, from the coding sequence ATGGCAGGAAACCGAGAGTTTTTTTATCGAAGATTACACTCGCTGCTTGGAGTCATTCCAGTTGGTCTATTTCTTGTGCAGCACCTTGTAGTCAATCATTTCGCAACTGGGGGGGAAGAATCATTTAACAAAGCGTCTCACTTTATGGAGGGTTTGCCGTTTCGATATGTATTAGAAACGTTCGTGATTTTTCTACCTTTATTATTCCACGCAATTTATGGGCTTTATATTGCGTTTACAGCAAAAAATAATACTAGTAATTATGGCTTTTTCCGCAATTGGATGTTCATGCTTCAGCGTATATCTGGAGTAGTAACTCTAGTATTCGTAACATGGCATGTGTGGGAAACTAGAATTGCAGCAGCATTTGGTGCAGAGGTTAACTTCGATATGATGGAAAGCATTCTTTCAAATCCATTCATGCTATGGTTCTACATCATCGGTGTGATTTCAACCACTTTCCACTTTGCAAATGGACTATGGTCGTTCTTTGTAAGTTGGGGAATTACGGTTACACCACGTTCTCAACTTATTTCTACTTATGTTACATTAGGGGTTTTTATCGCCTTATCAATAGTTGGTGTGCGCGCTATTATCGCATTCATATAA
- a CDS encoding YslB family protein, giving the protein MSELKLEQPISATDPALVPSFGYELLREVLIPDILGRETASILYWAGKALARKYPLQSVEDIIAFFQQAGWGTLQIKTEKKNELEFELSSDLIRNRFKENPECHFQLEAGFLAQQMETQKQVIAEAYEHPKKKLATVSFTVRWDKKDSID; this is encoded by the coding sequence TTGAGTGAATTGAAATTAGAACAACCTATTTCGGCCACAGATCCTGCACTTGTTCCATCCTTTGGGTATGAGTTGCTAAGAGAAGTACTTATTCCAGACATTCTAGGAAGAGAAACGGCTTCTATTTTATACTGGGCAGGTAAGGCTTTAGCCAGAAAGTACCCTTTGCAGTCGGTCGAAGATATCATTGCTTTTTTCCAACAGGCAGGTTGGGGCACACTACAAATTAAAACTGAAAAAAAGAATGAACTTGAATTTGAATTATCGAGTGACCTAATCAGAAATCGCTTTAAAGAGAATCCAGAATGTCACTTCCAGTTGGAAGCGGGATTCTTAGCACAACAAATGGAAACGCAAAAACAAGTGATTGCTGAAGCGTATGAACACCCCAAGAAAAAGCTTGCTACGGTTTCCTTCACCGTGCGTTGGGATAAAAAGGATTCAATTGATTAA
- a CDS encoding aspartate kinase has translation MGLVVQKFGGTSVGNVDRIKHVADRVIEEKLRGNDVVVVVSAMGKTTDELVGLANQISSRPNKREMDMLLTTGEQVTIALLSMVLIEKGYEAISFTGWQAGIETEAVHGNARILHINTSKIQTELHKGKIVVVAGFQGIAIDGAVSTLGRGGSDTTAVALAAALKADKCDIYTDVTGVFTTDPRYVKEARKLKSVSYDEMLELANLGAGVLHPRAVEYAKNYAVPLEVRSSMERENGTIIEEEVSMEQSLVVRGVAFEDEITRVSVLGLPNGLTNLSTIFSILAKNHLNVDIIIQSMTNESTTNLSFSIKSSDLEETMAVLQSHKSELQYEGIEAEPNLAKVSIVGSGMISNPGVAAEMFEVLAAGGIQVKMVSTSEIKVSTVIEEAQMLKAVEALHEAFELSGKSVKA, from the coding sequence ATGGGATTGGTTGTCCAAAAGTTTGGTGGTACTTCGGTAGGAAATGTAGATCGTATTAAGCATGTGGCCGATCGAGTAATTGAAGAAAAGTTGAGAGGGAACGATGTAGTGGTGGTTGTGTCTGCCATGGGAAAAACAACAGACGAATTAGTGGGTCTAGCCAATCAAATCTCAAGTCGTCCAAATAAACGTGAAATGGATATGCTTCTTACAACAGGTGAGCAAGTGACTATTGCATTACTCTCAATGGTGTTAATAGAAAAAGGCTATGAAGCAATCTCCTTTACAGGTTGGCAAGCGGGAATTGAGACGGAGGCAGTTCATGGAAATGCTAGGATTTTACACATTAATACAAGTAAAATCCAAACAGAGCTACATAAAGGGAAAATAGTTGTGGTTGCAGGATTTCAAGGAATTGCGATTGACGGAGCGGTGTCAACTTTAGGTAGAGGGGGATCCGATACAACTGCAGTGGCATTAGCAGCCGCATTGAAAGCTGATAAATGTGATATTTATACCGATGTAACAGGAGTATTTACAACAGATCCACGTTATGTAAAAGAGGCAAGAAAGCTTAAGTCAGTTTCTTATGATGAAATGTTAGAGTTAGCTAACTTAGGTGCGGGAGTGTTACATCCAAGGGCCGTTGAATATGCAAAAAATTACGCAGTCCCACTTGAAGTAAGGTCAAGTATGGAGCGAGAAAATGGAACGATAATTGAGGAGGAAGTATCAATGGAACAAAGTTTAGTTGTACGTGGGGTTGCCTTTGAAGATGAAATTACGAGAGTGAGTGTGTTAGGACTTCCAAATGGATTAACCAATCTGTCAACCATTTTCAGCATTTTAGCAAAGAATCATTTAAACGTTGATATCATCATTCAAAGTATGACGAATGAATCGACGACAAATTTATCTTTTTCTATTAAAAGCTCTGATTTGGAAGAAACGATGGCAGTTTTACAGTCTCATAAAAGTGAGTTGCAATATGAAGGTATTGAAGCAGAGCCAAACCTTGCAAAAGTGTCCATTGTTGGTTCAGGGATGATCTCTAATCCTGGGGTTGCAGCAGAAATGTTTGAAGTGTTAGCCGCAGGGGGAATTCAGGTAAAGATGGTGAGTACCTCTGAAATTAAGGTCTCTACAGTGATAGAGGAAGCACAGATGCTGAAAGCAGTTGAAGCTCTTCATGAAGCATTTGAGTTGTCTGGAAAGTCTGTTAAGGCATAA
- the uvrC gene encoding excinuclease ABC subunit UvrC has protein sequence MNEMIKNKLALLPDQPGCYLMKDRQGTIIYVGKAKVLKNRVRSYFTGSHDGKTQRLVSEIEDFEYIVTSSNIEALILELNLIKKHDPKYNVMLKDDKTYPFIKLTAERHPRLITTRKVKKDKGKYFGPYPNVSAANETKKLLDRIYPLRKCSTLPDRVCLYYHLGQCLAPCVKEVKESTYKELVEEITRFLNGGYKDIKKDLTLKMQAAAEELDFERAKDFRDKIAHIEATMEKQKMTTTDFTDRDVFGYSVDKGWMCVQVFFVRQGKLIERDISMFPIYGEAEEEFLTFLGQFYDQSSHFKPKEILLRDEVDLELAEQLLQTKVLQPKRGQKKDLVELATKNAIIALKEKFSLVERDEERTIKAVEQLGEQLAIYTPHRIEAFDNSNIQGTDPVSAMVVFIDGKPAKREYRKYKIKSVEGPDDYESMREVTRRRYSRVLKENLPLPDLIMIDGGKGHVEAVRDILENELGLDIPITGLVKNDKHRTSQLLYGKPLEVVPLERNSQEFYLLQRIQDEVHRFAITFHRQLRGKNVFQSILDDVPGIGEKRKKQLLKAFGSVKKMKEATKEDFLSIGLPQNTVDLLMRKLQE, from the coding sequence TTGAATGAGATGATAAAAAATAAACTTGCTTTATTACCTGATCAACCTGGATGTTATTTGATGAAGGATCGGCAAGGGACCATTATATATGTTGGTAAAGCAAAAGTATTGAAAAACCGTGTCAGATCGTACTTTACTGGGTCTCACGATGGAAAAACGCAAAGGCTTGTTTCTGAAATAGAGGATTTCGAATATATCGTTACATCTTCCAATATTGAAGCATTAATTCTAGAGTTAAATTTAATTAAGAAACACGATCCAAAGTATAATGTGATGCTAAAGGACGATAAAACGTATCCATTTATTAAGTTAACGGCAGAAAGGCATCCTCGCCTGATTACAACCCGTAAGGTAAAGAAAGACAAAGGGAAATATTTTGGACCGTATCCCAATGTCTCTGCTGCGAACGAAACCAAAAAGCTTTTGGATCGAATTTATCCTTTAAGAAAATGCTCAACTTTGCCTGATAGAGTGTGCTTATATTATCATCTAGGTCAATGTTTGGCTCCCTGTGTGAAGGAAGTAAAAGAATCCACTTATAAAGAACTTGTAGAAGAAATTACAAGATTTTTAAATGGTGGTTACAAGGACATAAAAAAAGACCTTACACTTAAGATGCAAGCTGCTGCAGAAGAACTTGATTTTGAAAGAGCGAAGGATTTCCGGGATAAAATAGCCCACATCGAAGCAACCATGGAAAAACAAAAAATGACAACCACTGATTTTACAGACCGAGATGTGTTCGGCTATTCGGTTGATAAAGGGTGGATGTGTGTTCAAGTATTTTTTGTTCGCCAAGGCAAGCTGATTGAGAGAGACATTTCCATGTTCCCTATTTACGGAGAAGCGGAAGAGGAATTTTTAACGTTTTTAGGTCAATTTTACGATCAATCTAGTCATTTTAAACCAAAGGAGATTTTGTTACGTGATGAAGTCGATCTAGAATTAGCGGAACAACTCCTACAAACAAAAGTTTTGCAGCCGAAACGTGGACAGAAAAAGGACCTAGTCGAGTTAGCTACTAAAAATGCAATCATTGCTTTAAAAGAAAAATTTTCACTCGTTGAGCGAGATGAAGAGAGAACGATTAAAGCAGTCGAGCAACTAGGAGAGCAACTGGCCATTTATACCCCCCACCGAATTGAAGCATTTGACAACTCAAACATCCAAGGAACAGACCCTGTATCAGCGATGGTTGTATTTATTGACGGAAAGCCAGCCAAAAGAGAGTATCGAAAATACAAGATTAAATCTGTTGAGGGTCCTGATGATTATGAATCAATGAGGGAAGTAACAAGACGCCGATATTCTCGTGTACTAAAAGAAAATCTTCCGCTTCCTGATCTGATTATGATAGACGGTGGAAAAGGCCATGTTGAAGCAGTAAGAGATATTTTGGAAAATGAACTAGGTCTAGACATTCCGATAACTGGACTGGTGAAAAATGATAAACATAGAACCTCGCAGTTATTGTACGGAAAGCCATTAGAGGTGGTTCCGCTTGAACGGAATAGCCAGGAGTTTTATTTGCTTCAACGAATTCAAGACGAAGTACATCGATTTGCCATCACGTTTCACAGGCAACTTCGAGGAAAAAACGTGTTTCAGTCGATTTTGGATGACGTTCCAGGAATCGGAGAGAAAAGGAAGAAGCAATTATTAAAAGCCTTTGGGTCGGTAAAAAAAATGAAGGAAGCAACCAAAGAGGACTTTTTATCCATAGGACTTCCACAAAATACAGTAGATTTATTAATGAGAAAACTACAAGAATAG
- the trxA gene encoding thioredoxin — MAISNATDQNFSTETGTGLVLADFWAPWCGPCKMIAPVLQELDSEMGDKVKIVKIDVDENQETAAKYGVMSIPTLLIMKDGEVIDKVVGFQPKEALEERLNSHL; from the coding sequence ATGGCTATTTCAAATGCTACAGATCAAAACTTTTCAACAGAAACAGGTACAGGCCTAGTGCTTGCAGACTTTTGGGCTCCATGGTGTGGTCCATGTAAGATGATTGCTCCAGTTCTTCAAGAGCTTGATTCTGAAATGGGAGACAAAGTCAAAATCGTTAAAATTGATGTTGACGAAAACCAAGAAACTGCAGCGAAGTATGGAGTAATGAGCATTCCAACACTTCTTATCATGAAAGATGGAGAAGTAATTGATAAAGTTGTCGGCTTCCAACCGAAAGAAGCTTTAGAAGAGCGCTTAAACTCACATTTATAA
- a CDS encoding electron transfer flavoprotein subunit alpha/FixB family protein, whose amino-acid sequence MARKVLVLGEVRDGALRNVSFEALSAGKAISEGGEVVGVLVGKSVSALGQEFIQYGASRVVVVEHAELAQYTSDGYSQALLAVIEEEKPEGLVFGHTALGKDLSPRIAGKLNSGLISDATAIEVAGGNVVFTRPIYSGKAFEKKIVTEGLIFATVRPNNIPALPKDESLSGEVNSLTVDIKDLRTIIKEVVRKASEGVDLSEAKVVIAGGRGVKSEEGFKPLKELATVLGGAVGASRGACDAEYCDYSLQIGQTGKVVTPDLYIACGISGAIQHLAGMSNSKVIVAINKDPEANIFKVADYGIVGDLFEVVPLLTEEFKKLKINA is encoded by the coding sequence ATGGCTAGAAAAGTGTTAGTTTTAGGGGAAGTTAGAGACGGAGCTTTACGTAATGTGTCTTTTGAAGCATTGTCTGCGGGGAAGGCAATTTCTGAAGGTGGAGAAGTGGTTGGTGTTTTAGTTGGTAAAAGTGTAAGCGCTTTAGGACAGGAGTTCATTCAGTATGGAGCTAGCCGCGTGGTGGTGGTTGAACATGCCGAGCTTGCTCAATATACATCTGATGGTTATTCGCAAGCACTCTTGGCTGTGATTGAAGAAGAAAAGCCAGAGGGACTTGTGTTTGGACACACAGCACTGGGGAAAGATCTTTCTCCAAGAATTGCTGGGAAATTGAATTCTGGATTAATCTCTGATGCAACAGCTATTGAAGTGGCTGGTGGAAATGTTGTATTTACCAGACCGATCTACTCAGGTAAAGCTTTTGAAAAGAAGATAGTGACGGAAGGACTTATTTTTGCTACCGTCCGACCGAATAACATTCCTGCCCTTCCAAAGGATGAATCACTTTCAGGAGAAGTCAATTCTTTAACGGTTGACATAAAAGATCTACGTACCATTATTAAAGAGGTTGTACGAAAAGCAAGTGAGGGTGTCGATCTTTCTGAAGCAAAAGTTGTTATTGCCGGTGGACGTGGTGTGAAGAGCGAAGAGGGCTTTAAACCTTTAAAAGAACTTGCTACTGTATTAGGAGGAGCAGTAGGAGCTTCAAGGGGTGCATGTGATGCAGAGTACTGCGATTATTCCTTACAAATTGGTCAAACAGGAAAAGTCGTGACACCGGACCTTTATATTGCTTGTGGAATTTCTGGAGCGATTCAGCATTTAGCTGGAATGTCTAACTCAAAGGTTATCGTGGCTATCAATAAAGACCCGGAAGCAAATATTTTTAAAGTGGCTGACTATGGAATTGTCGGAGATTTGTTTGAAGTGGTCCCACTATTAACAGAGGAATTTAAAAAATTGAAAATCAATGCGTAA
- a CDS encoding electron transfer flavoprotein subunit beta/FixA family protein has product MNIFVLLKRTFDTEEKITIAGGKINEDGAEFIINPYDEYAVEEAIQVRDAHGGEVTVISVGGEESEKQLRTALAMGADKAVLVNIEEEIEASDQYTTAKIIAQYLKDQEVDLIIAGNVAIDGGSGQVGPRVAELLEIPYVTTITKLDIQGTNATVVRDVEGDSEVIETSLPLLVTAQQGLNEPRYPSLPGIMKAKKKPLEELELDDLDLEEDDVEAKTKTIEIYLPPKKKAGKVLAGDLNDQVKELVSLLHTEAKVV; this is encoded by the coding sequence ATGAATATCTTTGTATTGTTAAAGAGAACGTTTGATACGGAAGAGAAAATAACGATTGCTGGCGGAAAGATTAATGAAGATGGTGCTGAATTTATCATCAATCCTTATGATGAATATGCGGTTGAAGAAGCCATTCAAGTTCGTGATGCACATGGTGGCGAAGTAACCGTTATTTCTGTTGGTGGTGAAGAATCGGAGAAACAGCTTCGCACTGCTTTAGCTATGGGAGCAGATAAAGCGGTACTTGTAAATATTGAAGAAGAGATTGAAGCTTCTGACCAGTATACAACAGCCAAAATCATTGCTCAATACTTAAAAGATCAAGAAGTTGATTTAATTATCGCTGGAAATGTAGCTATTGATGGTGGTTCAGGTCAGGTCGGCCCACGTGTGGCAGAATTACTTGAAATCCCTTATGTAACAACTATTACTAAGCTTGACATACAGGGGACAAATGCAACGGTTGTTCGCGATGTTGAAGGCGATTCAGAAGTCATTGAGACCAGTCTTCCCCTATTAGTCACGGCACAGCAAGGATTAAATGAACCAAGATATCCTTCTTTACCTGGAATCATGAAGGCAAAGAAAAAACCGTTAGAAGAGTTAGAATTAGACGATCTTGACTTAGAAGAAGATGATGTAGAAGCTAAAACAAAGACAATTGAAATTTACTTACCACCTAAAAAAAAAGCTGGTAAGGTGTTAGCAGGTGACTTGAACGATCAAGTAAAAGAACTTGTTTCTCTTCTTCATACAGAAGCAAAGGTAGTATAA
- a CDS encoding enoyl-CoA hydratase, with amino-acid sequence MGFLHWSHEEFIATIKIERPPANALSSQVLKELSDILDEIEFHQDIRVIVLRGEGRFFSAGADIKEFTTISTGEDFGSLSTLGQDLFERMERYPKPIIAVIHGAALGGGLELAMACHFRLVTENAKLGLPELQLGLVPGFAGSQRLPRYVGVARAAEMLFTSEAITGVEAVQYGLANHAYREEELLDQAYKMARKIAKKSPIALSAAIELLNLGKTDEYYSGVKKEVELFERVFLSKDGQEGISAFIEKREPKFTGK; translated from the coding sequence ATGGGCTTTTTGCATTGGTCTCATGAAGAGTTCATTGCAACAATTAAAATTGAACGTCCTCCAGCGAATGCGTTATCATCTCAAGTGTTAAAAGAACTGTCGGATATTCTTGATGAAATCGAATTTCATCAGGATATTCGAGTTATCGTATTGCGTGGTGAGGGGAGATTTTTCTCAGCAGGAGCAGATATTAAAGAGTTTACAACGATTTCTACAGGTGAGGATTTTGGTAGTCTTTCCACTCTTGGTCAAGATTTGTTTGAACGAATGGAGCGTTACCCAAAACCAATTATTGCCGTCATTCATGGGGCTGCTTTAGGCGGAGGCTTGGAGCTTGCGATGGCATGTCATTTCCGACTTGTCACAGAAAATGCCAAACTAGGCTTACCGGAGCTTCAACTTGGTTTGGTACCTGGCTTTGCTGGTTCTCAACGCCTGCCTAGATATGTGGGGGTAGCTAGGGCTGCAGAAATGTTGTTTACAAGTGAGGCAATCACGGGAGTAGAAGCGGTTCAATACGGACTTGCAAATCATGCTTATCGTGAGGAAGAGTTACTTGATCAGGCTTATAAAATGGCAAGGAAAATCGCTAAGAAGAGTCCTATTGCACTTAGCGCAGCAATTGAATTACTTAACCTTGGCAAGACAGATGAGTATTATTCAGGTGTAAAAAAAGAGGTAGAGTTATTTGAAAGGGTTTTCTTATCGAAAGATGGGCAAGAAGGTATTTCTGCGTTCATCGAAAAGAGAGAACCTAAGTTTACGGGAAAATAA
- a CDS encoding TetR/AcrR family transcriptional regulator: protein MKKDKPKYRQIIDAAVIVIAENGYHQAQVSKIAKQAGVADGTIYLYFKNKEDILISLFQEKMGAFIEKMEEKLEGKKSAAEKLLLMIDMHFQMLSKDRHLAIVTQLELRQSNKDLRLKINEVLKGYLHVVDNILIEGRDSGEFSEDLDIRLARQMIFGTMDETVTTWVMNEQKYDLTALAEPVQKLLINGCEKR from the coding sequence ATGAAAAAAGATAAACCAAAGTATCGACAGATTATCGATGCAGCTGTCATTGTAATAGCAGAAAATGGGTATCACCAAGCTCAAGTTTCTAAAATTGCAAAACAAGCAGGAGTTGCTGATGGAACCATTTATTTGTATTTTAAAAACAAAGAAGATATCCTCATTTCTCTTTTTCAAGAAAAAATGGGGGCTTTTATAGAAAAGATGGAAGAGAAGTTAGAGGGGAAGAAAAGCGCAGCAGAAAAGTTATTACTTATGATTGATATGCATTTTCAAATGCTATCAAAGGATCGTCATTTAGCAATCGTCACACAGCTAGAATTGCGACAATCAAATAAAGACCTTCGCTTAAAAATTAATGAAGTATTAAAAGGTTATTTACATGTGGTTGACAATATACTTATTGAGGGAAGAGATTCTGGTGAATTTTCAGAAGATCTTGATATTCGCTTGGCAAGGCAGATGATCTTTGGAACAATGGATGAAACTGTTACAACTTGGGTCATGAATGAGCAAAAATATGATTTAACAGCACTTGCAGAACCGGTTCAGAAACTATTAATTAACGGGTGTGAAAAGAGATAA